cattgaagtcccccccctccccaaaccccaccctcctcaggctctgcccccaaaaacctcccactgatggttaAGAGAGACCTGGCCAACCCTAGTCCACtctcccaagcatccattttctccaggggaactgaactctgcagtctggagatgagctgtaattctgagagatccccaggtcccacctggaggctggcatccctagatgcaATAATGAGAAGGTAaggtgaggaggggaagaagcagAGTTTCTGTGGTTCTGTTGTGTAGTGAACCATGGGCTGGCTATTGAGGAAGAGAGCTCTTACAATGCTTCAAAGCTTTATTTCCCCCCAGTAATGATCGGTCTTGCATGTACTAGGCACAAATAAACCAGACGTCAACTGTGGTGGGTTTTTGATTCTCCAGtatattccccccctttcactCTTCTTGGTTCCATAAATGAGTCTGATCATCGTTAGTAGTGTAAAAATACTAAAGTTCAGCACTGGGGGAGTACAAAATTAAAACTTCCACAGAGTGTTTTTTGCGGTGGTGCTCATtggtactgagtaccagcacctttcTGGGGGACTCCCCCAAGTCCTGaggggagaattggtggaaattggtaCAAACATATATATGAGTATTgaccgggttcaggaccctgatggGACGGATCCGGCCCACATgctgtagtttgaggacccctgctttaaccactacaccatgctggctctgaaagcTTTTGAAGATCAGGCTGTCGTGACTGGATCACAATAATCATGTGAAAATAGCACTCTCTTCCAATTCCATCTCTATCCAATTTTGTGCAACTGACAGGGCACTAGTACCTTGCATGACATGAGATAACTGTCATTTCATTGATGCAAAATAGGCCTTAATAGGTACTAGTAAAATGACTACCATTATAACACATAGACTAAGCTTCTATGTTGCAAATATCCCTTGTTTCTCTGTGCCTTGTATCCAAAGACACAGTATTTGCATGCTCACAGGACTTCTGTCAGTGAGGGCTAGGCTACCTAGTGTCAAGAGCCGAGCAACTCTTGATCTTACTGCGATCCTTAGGGCCCCCAGCCACTGGTGTAACTGTGACTCCGCTAGTCCACTCCCTAAAGGGTTCGGTTAGTCAGCCAGCAGGAGAAAGAGTTTGTAGCTGGGTTTTTGAGGCTGTGACCTTGTCAGTGTTCCCAGCAACTGCACCATAGTTTCCCATCTGGGTGTTGTGCTGCGATGGCTGGCTGGGCcatgacaggcaggcaggcagaaccaATTGGGCCAATAGGCCCAAGGGTATAGCCTAGCTCTTGTCACACCCCAGGGGCAGGAAGAGGCATGGCCAGGGATGTTGGCTCCATGTCTGCGGCATCCCTTAAAGGGACCAAGTCCTGTCACAAGTCCCTGGGCAGCTGACACAGTTGGCAAGGGCCCCAGCAAACCCCAAAAATTACTAAATAATTATCTTTACATATCTCCAGAGAGGCATAAAACTTGCAGCCTTTGTACAAGGGGAGGCAGAGAAATGGGCACCACATTTTAGGATTCTTTTAAAGGGCAGCATGTTGTCATTCACTTAGCTTAGTGGAAACGTCATACGTTTCCCACTGTGGAGAGCACCATTTTGATATTCTGCATCAGGTAGGCACCCAAATTTCTTGGGCTTtagtctctgctgctaaaagcgAATTCACCAACTAACCAGAATGGTATAGCTTCTTGAATGGAAGCATAACAATTCCTATTTCTGTATTATTTTCATCACACTGAATTGGAGGGTGGGCAGCTCAGTTTTCACCAGAATGACCTCAATTGCctcctctttttttcattttatttccagTCATACACATGTGCTACCTTTGAGCTCTTCTCTGGTTAAATGCGCAGTTGTTCGGGTTAGGGGTGTAGCTGATATTTCAGCTCATCAGTTTCAGTGGTAAACAAAGCCACAGTTTCAGTGTGGCAGATGTAATTTGTAGACTGTGAAGAGATGTAATAATAAAGTCTGTTTATTACTGCAATTAACATATCTGCTCTCCTAAGCATGCTTTCACAGTTAGAGAAAGAAAGTGCTTACTTCAAGTGCACAGATTTAAAACAAATACAGGAGAAAGAACTGAAGTCAAGCGAGGTAGCTGCTTACAAAACAAGGGATCAGGTGGGAAAGGGAATTAATCAGCCAGGAGACCAATAAAAAAGCAAGTATTTCATTGAAAAATCGAGACATGATAAGCATCTATAATTTATAATACAACTTTGTAAACCCCCTTGTTATTCCAGATGTCACTGGGCATGTTCTTGCAACCTAAAGATAGCTGCTGAGTGTTAAAAGAGAATCAACTGGGCTGTGAGAATTTTACTGATCCAGTTGTCCAATGGTCTGTGTTGTCAGTACTGAGAAGCGATGGAATATGCAGGACATACTGAGCAGGCTAGTAAAGTCAATGGAGCTCCTCTGATTTACTTCACGTGAAGTTTCAGGCGTTGTCAACTATTGATTTGGTTTGGCAAGGTGACCTCAGTAACTCCAAGCTATGCACGGATGAAGATTGCTTCTTATCTTTATTGTTGCATATAGTCCAGGAAGGTTATGTTTGTTTAGCACCATTTCATCATTTTTTTGTTCAACACATGGCTTGTATGATCTTAAGAGCATGTTCTTTTTGGAAGCCTTGGTTATAATTGCTCAAACATATTTATGCAGTACAGTACAGGCTTATTTGTTGAAATGGTCTTGGAATCATTCCAAGCATTTAGATTGACTCAGAGGTGCAGATAACTGGAAGTTGGATTTACAGAACAATTACAGTGTTGTCAGGCATCAGGAAATTACACAGTGAATTTGAATAACCAGATATTTTTGTTTTAGTTCTGAAAAGGATTCTAAGAAAGATCTGTTATAAATATTGATTTGAATACAGCTCAGCAATTTGATTTATAGTTAGGACTCCAAACTGATACGGCAGATTTACCATATCCATCACATTGCACACTCATGATATTTTGAATTTTGGACAATATTAGTGGCTCAAGCACCATCTAAGAGAAATGCCTACATATCACTTTTATTTATTCCTTTTTGAAGTGCACTTGACAATTTGAGTTATCCTTCTATCAAATAATAACATTATAGttggtttattttctttattgttaCAATTAGCTTTATCTTAAAAAACATTGTGGTATATTTTTTAAACTGTCATCTTCAGAAAGAAGAAAGCTTGGGTACCTAAATAAACATAGCCTTCACCATCTTTTATCTGAGACATATTTTTTATAATTAATGCTATAAagggttttgtttaaaaatttcaCAAGCATTTATTTCTACGAAAGGGCACATGATGGCACAGGAATAGTTTTCTTAGGAGATTCCACTGCACATTTATAAAATAAATGTCATGTTTTGTCATTTTTCATGTACAATATTATACAACAGGTGTGCATGGCTTATTAAGGATATCCTGTTAGTAGGAAGGTGAGTTGACCTCATCATCTGTCTATGCAATGTAGAAAAAGCCATTTATTGATATCATGCAAATAGATAAAAATAGCTGGTTTCTATGGCTACTGAGTCTGGAAGACTCCTGAGGATCATTGCTATTTAGTTTCCCATATGACTGAATTTAGAGAACGAAAGGAAAGAGGCAGCCAACACAGCCTGCGTTGGGGAGTTATTCTGCCTTGGCATTCTCAGCCCTCTGGTACAAGAATGAGTTCTGTTTCTTTGCTGAAGAGCTGGAGATGCAGATTAGACCAACCAGTGTGGCCATAGCAAGGCAAGAACCTCCGGTGTGATGGACACGTTTCGAATCAGAGTTAAAAATAGTCATCATAACAACATCTATTTTTGTCTATGATTATGTCAAGGAGTTTCCCCATGAAAACAAGCATTCTCAGCTTAAGAGATATTTCAGATAAAAATGCAGTGTGAGCGAACATAAGAGGACATGAAAAATTTTCAGTCTCCAAGATGGGCTCAAACTTTTTCATGCAATGAGATCTGTGTAAATCTTTGGCAGCAAAGTGGGATGAGGCTAGCCAAGCAACACCCACAAGGAATCTCTCCCCTCTGTGTGTCTAGACATGCCTTGACTACCCCATCTCTCATTAATTACTCCACAGAGTATACAACTCTAAAAGTTGTGTTAGTGTCACAGTAGGGCAGAGCATAGGAGACAACCACCACTGATTGGGGCAGGTGATATTTTAACTCAGGGATTGAATCTGTTCCCATTGGTGATGACAGTGGAAGAGTTTCCCAAATAGGGAATCCTGCTGAGGAAGGGATTTTTGGAAGACATAGAGTCCACAGACGAATTGTTCTGTAGGATCATCTAAGTCTGTACAATGTTTCTGCCATTGCCCTTGCATGCCATAATCTGCCTCTTTTTCTTGCTCCTTCTATGGCTAAAGTTGCTTTGATGAGGCTCTTCAGCCTCTCTCAAAGCCATATTTCTCACACCCCAGGGCAGATCTTCTACTGGAGTATATTTCCAGAGGAATGGTACATGTTTGTCAGATGGATCGGGCTCAGAGACTCCCGAACGAATACCACTGGTTCTGTGAAAAATTTTGTAAAGAGGATTAATACCCCCTTTTTCATTTGGATGAATGGCAACGGGCATATGCTGCCAGGACACATTTGTGCCTTCAAACTTTAGAGTTTTGCACAACCAAAGAGGCAGGTCCACAGAGTTACAGAAGCAGTTAATATGGACCATTAGATCCTGACCTCCTAAATAATTACTACAAAACTATGTAATTCCACTCCTGTTCAGCAATACACATAATTTAACACTGAGGCTGCAATCCCTGTGctcacttacttggaagtaagtcccacttacTTCAGGGGGAATTCTTTCTGAGTAACCTTGCATAGGATCAGGCCACAAATCTCATAGACTACATTTGGACTTGCGTATTTGTTGTAAGAGATTTGTGGAAAAGAATGGACTGAAGCTTGTGCTTTTCAATAACACTTAACTTTTGCATAGCACCTTCAGCCCCAAATATGTACAATGTGAGAAACTTCCTAAGTGTCAGATAGCAAAGACAGAGACTTCCTTTCGTGTGCACTTAGGCGGTCAGCAAGTTCTCAGTTCAGAGGGGAAGCTTGTTTTCGTATGGCTAGCTAAGGAACTGTTTGAATGCTTGTTTCACGTATTTCCTCTAAATCTATCATTTGCCTTGTCATGATTTCATGTGGGCCCATGTAAATCCATCTAGGCATGTCAAAGTGTGAAGGACAGCTCCCTGGGTTGCAGTCCATGTCTAgattaaacatatttttgaaaataTGGCACGCTATGAAACCAAACTGATATGTGGACATCAGCATTATTACATCAGAGTAAACTTAGACTATACCTGTATGTAGGCAAATATAGAAATCTATAGATATATAATAAACTTTCATTTGATAATTAGTGATTTATACACTCAAGTGTGGGACCTGAAGTTACCCATGTATTATAAAGTGACTGTGCAAACTGACTATAGGTACATTCAATAAACAGATGGAGAAACCATCCTTTCCATGAATTAGAGATACAGTGAATGTGATGCACAGGTTGTATACTGCATATGTAGATGTGCACAAGACTGAAGGCAGCATCTCCGCCTAGATCAAAATACCTATCAGTTACAATGGTAATTATGATGAGATTTGGACCATGTGGATTTTTATGAGAAAAGAAATTACCGTAAAACGTTATTTTAATAATGAACTGTTGGGGTGAAAATGGGGGTGGGCGGGATGTCTATctttaaatgggccgaattttcaGAAAAAGGCTGAGCCAGCTGCTCTCTGAATATTAGGCCCCTTCAAGTTTTCATGAATTGACTCACACCCAAAGCACTGAGTTTTGGAAATAAGGGAGGGGCATCAAATGCCCATGCCAGTTAGAAACTATGTAAGTAGAAAGTGAGGGATTACAAGCAGATatgtaatttctttttctttgtcaCTGGAGACATACCATCCTGAAGAGCCAGATGACCATGAACACAGAGCGGTTGAGTCTTCCCCATCCCAACACTCCTATATTCTAAGCCTATAGAAATAAAGTGTCTCTTACAGTTATTGAATCATCTgagtgcaaaaacaaaaatacacttTGTGGTTATAATTTTTAAAGGAATCTTTTCTACTTTGGATAATATTAGAATACAGGAATCGCACACCCTGTAAATAAACCTGATATTCATATTGTTCCAGTACGGTTAAAAGCCACAGCCAGTGTTATCAGAGTAATTAGATTAATTCCTGATTCACAGTTTCAGATTCCAGCATTAGTACTTCTTGTGTACATAGTAGAGGACTTAGGTCAAATAAGTTGTTTTTATACTTTATGTTCAGTTTCATCTTGTAGACCTTTAGGAAGATGTTATAGTAGTGCATTGGTTTGAATGACTGTTCTTTTCTTAGCTTCATTCCTGCGATTTGCACATGTTCTGGACTCTTCCAAGCTTGCTGCAGAAACATGTTCTTCACCTTAAATCAGTGCAGTGAAAGTACTCTTGGCAAGATCACTTCTGTCAAAAgatcaaaacaaagcacaacTTGGGAGAAAGCCTCATTAcatacacctttttttttttttgccttcttcccTGCTGTTGTCAAGTAAATTAAACATTTGGAGACATTCTGGCTCTGAGGAGGACTAATATTTATACAGACAGTTCATTGAGTATCGTAGAAGATATCTTGAGACAACTTTCTGGCAGTTGTTCTTAATGGTAAAAACTCTTCCCATACACCCACTACTATTTCTAGTTTTACCACTCAGTAAGTGCTGATGTTCTTTCATTTTCAAATATTCTCAAGGTTGAAAAATGTAGGGTATTATTATGAGATACAGTTTGCATTAAATGTGACCTGGAAGCTGCATCTCTGGTACACATGTTTCAACTGACAAAGATCTACCTCCTTCCTTCATAAATTAATTCTTGAAAAGGAAAACTGGCAAGGGAAGTATCTCTGAACTACATATTATTTATAACCCCATCCTATGGGTGTTTACCAGGAATTAAGCTGGCCACTTGCCTAGATTCTGCTGACCTGACTAAGCTGATCCACACTACCATAGCCTCCAGATTGGACTATTGTAATGTGCTCTAcaaggggctgcctttgaagacatctTAGAAGCTCCAGTTGGTACAACTGGTAGTAAGGCTCCTCTCTGGGGTCTGACACTGCTGCGTAAACCTGACTAGCTACCTATATTTTTCCGGCCCAATTCAAAATTCTGggtattacctttaaagcccttcatggcctaagGTCTTCATACTTAATGAACTGCATCTCTATACTCCCCTGCACCATTTATGTTCTGCAGACAGTCTCTTCCGTAAAATGTCATTACTTTGGACAGTCTGTACAGCTACAGTGAGAGGGCCTAGTCCTTTGGCGTGGGCAAGGAAGGCGTCTTCACTTGCTACGTTTAGAAAGCCACATAAGGCAGTCTTATTCCAGAGAGCATTTGCTTGAGGTGAATTGTACCGGCAGATCTGGTCGTAAGTTTTAATTCTTGTGTGTTTTAAAACTGAgtgattttaaatttgtattctgtattttaatctgttttaattttgtttactgAACTATTATTTATGTCCTCACAACTTGGTGGCTGCATTGTTTGCCACCCTGAGTCCAAGGAAATAAGGTGagatagaaatgttttacataaaaatTAAGTttaatttaggattgccaacctgcaggtggggcctgaagacctcctagaattataattgagatcatttcccctggataaatggctgctttggagggtagactctatggcattataccctccacttcccaaaccccaccctccccaggcttcactcccaaatctccagaaatttcctgtcccagagtgggcaaccctattgatgcaaAGGACTGCAGCTTTAGAGTTTGTTTTAAAGCCTACTGGTGTAATTCTGGAGGGATGGATGATCAGGATGGGGACAGCGCAATCTGCACAAATCATTACAGGTATACAGGGCTTTTTTTGTGTGGTTatactcactggtactgagtactgCACCTTTGGGGGGatggctctcccaagtcctgaggggggaGTTGGtagaaatctagggttgccaggctgagcctggcaaccatcaggaaggttgggggtggggacattgtGGGGCAGTGGCAGCTTGAgtgtgataacatcacttccagggaaaacctggaggcACCGGTGGTAGCTCTTGGAATcatcagacactctaaccatagagcaggggtggggaacgtcaggcccaggggccgtttaaggtccgctaaatcatttggtctggcccttcgtgggtcctggcagatctgtagctcagaaggatctaagactggtgatctgccacctcccgcggacaggaatagcctcttcaaggctgatgtgaatttgttttgccagaaaaaaaactgtttttccccttgcagaagagtcgttagctattgagctgctaggactgcccaagaaactgtgttaaccctttcccaccccgtccatggagaaacgtattccctctgtactacaagagggctgggggcagaagtggtgacagtggaggggttaaagggagcagggggggtaagttcttagccagtgtgtcctcatttcatccctgcaggcggaggtagcaggagccggctgtagaatccggccccaaccatgcggagtaGGAACAACTCCGGTGTGTGGCCGGACGGCTACACccgactggtgcaacagaccatcctgtgccaccaggtgggcgagtgcgccaccggttggatgcctgcctgcttgcccacgctggggggggggagtcatctgggaCAGTTCCCTGCtgggggcttggtcagctaatttttaagtggataattttgtatggcccgcgaatgatgttataaatatccaaatggcccttggcggaaaaaaggttccccacccctgccatagagtgtccaatgattcctagagctactgccaTTGCTTCcgggttttcctcagaagtgacaaCATCATGCTCGTGCTGCTGGTAAGTTTTTAAGCGTTTTTCTCTTGCTGTCACTTGCAGCGGCAGCAAACAACAGGAGCTTGGAGGGGGGGATTCCCCACCCTGAcaggcttggcagccctatggaaATCAATGCAATCTTATATATGAGTACCAGAATTTGTACAATCATTGTAAAATGGCTAAAAATACAGTAGGGACATACTTTATGAGATCTAAATTGAAGACAGGGTCTTTTTCACCCTGATCATATTCATGTTTAGAGATATCTCCAAGCAAATGTGTGCAGGGTTATAGCCTCAAAAGGCCACTGTTGCGACGACAGCCAGAATGTACCAGGGCAACTCTAAGTAAATCAGGTTTTCCCCTAGCTTTCCTTTTGTGCATATTTGCCTTCAATAAAAGTGTCTTCTTTCAGCTCCATGGCAATAAGACAGGGGAAAAAAGGCTTATCCTATGAACCTTTCAGACTGATTCACTAAGAATTATGACTGTGTGCCAGATGAATCCTCATTGTGGCTTCAGCCCAATATTGTACTGCTCTTTTAGTTACAGGTTTGAAGCAGCTCAGCCATCTCCTACAGCAACATCATCCCCCAGTACCTGACAAAGGTTAATTAAAGTCTGTTTTAGTTCTTCATTTTTCCTTACACAAAAAACCCCTCTCCCCTGGAATGACATCATACACAGCTCATCTTTGCTGGGTAGAGATTTCACATTACCCCCTTGTgaggaaaaaaataaagcaatCACTGTGTGGGTCCTGGCAAGGGGCCAAACTAGTAAGTCCTCTTGAAAAGAGACCAGGTCACCAGGCTTTGGTGCAAATGTGGTGATGGGATGACTGGAAAGTTCAAGATAATTTATCAGTAAAGGAAGAACATGCCTTCCTAGTCAACCCATCCTATACTTGTAGGGCCAAATTAATCTGATCTCTAGGGAAAACAGGAGCAAACAAATAgcctgaaacaactttttttctctctctctcctacatTATTTTTAAACACCCAGCCCAATGAAGAGTTCTGTAGTACTTGAAAGCTTGCTCACAGTTTTATgtcatttttattggttttaataaaGGATGTTACACAGATTCTCTAATCTtggattctctctctttctggacTATGAAAATGCTCATCAATATAACCAAATGCAGCACGttcatttttaaatgctgacttcaTTGTATCAGACTGGTTTTTGGTTGTGGAGCAGCTAGGTCCCATACCTGATGTGTCATCAATTTTGCTTTTTATAGGTAAAGATCGTCATAATTACTTTGAATCAGCTCCTCTCAGAAGTCCAGAGTGGACTGGgccacttccagcttttgaggcACCTATCCATAATCAAAACATCACCTGAGagtgtgtcacattttggtccAATTGTAATGTGCATAAAAACAAGTTGCAAAAAAATAACAAGTTTTTAAATCTCAGGGCCTCTCTGAGGTTGAGGCCCAGGGCAAAtggccctcccccccacaaacacatttCTTCTGCTTCTAATAGGCACAGATGCTAGCTGAGGGGTACTATATAAATTACTTCTTTCAGAGCAGCATTGAAGCAACTAAAATGTGGGACAGGAGTCAGACCTGCCTTTTCCTTAATCAAAGCACAGCCGAACTGAAGACATTTtgacagaaataataataaatctgtaCCTCAACAAAGCAATGGAATGCTTTGAGTCATGGCAAGTACCCACAGTAAGGCTCAGAgtgtttcagaaaaggaaactgCCCAATAACCATTTCATACCGCAAGCTTCTGGATCTCGAGAGAGGTTATTATTTGAACAGCAACGTTTTGCCGAACCTTCAAAGTCTCTAGGGAAGAAAAACAAGGAGACAGAAATAAAATGTAAGAAATCCGATTAACATCTTCCGCATTCTCCCTCTTTCCACTGCCGACACTCATGAGAAAGGCCATCATTCACATGCTGGGTTCATCTCTTCCTGCCAGTGTACCTTCCTGAGCTAATCCATCAGGCTCCATGGTGGAGCCGAAAGCAGGGAGGCAGCCTCTCTGTTGGGAACCTGGGAGTCAGACTTTTCTCTCTGTAGGCTGCATAGGTTGCGATGCTTTCCTTCCTGTCCAAATCTGTTGACTCTTGTTTTAGAAAATGATGAAGATATGCTAGTGGGTGCTTCATCCATTAAAACTATCCATTATTAAAAAGACCAGCGAAGCGGCAGAAAAGCGGGATTTTCTGGAAAGGGGGAATCCCTGAAACTCAAGGGGTAACAATATCTTACCAAGTAATTGTAGGGATATTGCTCCTCCACCTCAACAGTATGAGTGCAAAGGTACAAAAGCCTCTCCCGCTCAAACAGCTGTCTCCTGCTCAGCACTGgcctcttccttcttcctcttcatgtTGCAGAAGCCATGGAGCCCACAGAAGCAAGCAAAGGTGAACTGGGGCATCCCCTAGGATAGGGACGGGGCAGGAGCATCCAAAGGAAATCTGCATGGAGTAAAGTGAGAAAAAagagagggtttttccccctccacacagAACGTCTCCAGCTGGCATTCTGGAAAAAGTCCAGACTGTAAGCTCAAGAGGCAGCTACAAGCCTTCTGCCTAGAATGAATCTGTACTCCCTCCTCCACAACAGGGGCAGCTGCTTCCAGCCACAATGCAGAACTTCCTCCTTCAAGTATggcacatttttaaaagagtgtttatttatttacatatttcatttatagtctgcctttctctctgaaacTTACAGGCAGATTTTAGACTTTCTAGAGAATACTATTTCTGATTGCTTCTGTCAAACTGAGTTTTCGGAAGGCTTCCTGCCACACCATTCTTGGTTTGTTCTCAACGTGAGACTATCACCAGAAACTTCGGTAACAGAGCCTCTGATTAATTTGTGTGGGTATGGAAACATGATGTAACTGCATAAATTTAGTACTATTGGAGGAAAATCACCACCGCCAGCAAGCCTGTATGTCAAGAGGATGCTGTTTCCAGTCGAGCTTCTGGTGCAGCAGCTCATATTAAAACGTAAGCTCTGGAGGACTCTTCCTCATCTCTGTCACTCCATCGCACTGTCTCTGAATATGGCGAGAGATTCATGCATCTTCTTTTTGTGCTGTGTTTGCTGCTGATAACCCCCTCATCCATTTCTGGCTACCCCACTGCATCAGTGATGTATCATCACGGTGTATCAGTAACACCATATAAAAACATCCTGAGATAAGGACCTCGAACAGATTAAGATCTATGGGCACAAAGTGCTGGTTAAGCACAAAATGCTAATATTGGTGCCTGAGAGCTCAACATCTGGCCACGGTTAAGAACAGAACCCTGGACTAGACAGACAGAAAAACCGTTTTTGCTGAAAGTGAAGGAGGCTGTGAAGTATATCACTCGAAACTCAGTTTATCTCTCTGAAGCTTATGGTCTTTCTTGAACTATTTTGTTAACGGAACAAAGAGTGGCAAATTCCCCTCCAAATGTTCAAACCACTTGCATGGCTGGAGACAGTGGATTGAATCTCATACTTAAAGTCAGTTACATAAAAAGCATCTTTGTGTAGCTGGTGGAGATGGCCTAACTGTGAAGCAGAATGAAGCAATTGCTTGAAATCACGGCTTAGGTTCCAGAGGGGGCACCGTTTTCCTAACTCTGCCTCtgatgttgttttttttaaaggatctttCCGCCTTCAAGGGGAAAACCATCTAAGATTTACACTGGTTTCTGGGGTTACCAGTGAAGCCGTAATAATTCTAGTGACTTGGCTTCCACTAAGGTTGTGAAGTGAAACCACAAACACACCGTGTCCAGTTGGCttgcatttcccccacacacacacacacacttctacccCCATCGAAGCACAACATTCCTATCTGTGAATTACCTCAGCCAAATGAAAAAACGAGGAGGGAAAGCCAAAATCCCGTTTGAGATGGTTGCTTTTCAATAGCTCAGCTAGCACTCGGGGCATGCTTAAGCCCTCCAAGGTTACAGGGAATATTTGACTGACCTTCCAGCTTCAAAGACAAACCGCTCAGCATTCATTATAGAATCCTTCAGTATCTCAGAACAGTCAGTTCCACATGGCAATGAAAATTAGATCCCTCCCATCCAGTAACCTGGGAACCAGAGAAGGCTAGCTCTATCCTCACTGCTTCAGACTGACCTTGTCTTCCCAGTGACGGACTTTGCCTTCAGCACAAAGCAGCCCCAATACAGATAAGCAACAGAGGCACACAGCCCATTGAATCCTGCAGCTGTAcacttctccctctccttccctgccacccccccccagATTAATTTGACAGGTTTCTGTATACCTGCTTGCCAGACTCCATGGTTTAAATAAGGCCCCTGATACTTCCTCTGAGGTTCACGAAACAATGACTAGAGAACTCCGTAATGAGTCTTCCCATCTGCAAGGCTTGTTTGTGAGCAGACTGCCAGCTTTGAGCATCTCTTTGCTGCTTTTATTCTATGCATGTAAAAGGCTTCTCTGAGGTAATGACGGGCAGAGAGCAAATTCTACCCAATAAAGCTGATTTCTTGAGCCTCCACCTGCAAAATATTTCTGTAGGTGAATGGGGATGCCACGAAATGTCAAAATGCCTTAATCAGCATCGAGCTGTGCTGCTGGAAGATAATGGCAGGGACATATCATAAGTTGGGAGAGTGCTTAATTAA
This Euleptes europaea isolate rEulEur1 chromosome 2, rEulEur1.hap1, whole genome shotgun sequence DNA region includes the following protein-coding sequences:
- the BLACAT1 gene encoding bladder cancer associated transcript 1, whose translation is MPQFTFACFCGLHGFCNMKRKKEEASAEQETAV